The proteins below come from a single Leptidea sinapis chromosome 20, ilLepSina1.1, whole genome shotgun sequence genomic window:
- the LOC126970244 gene encoding uncharacterized protein LOC126970244 isoform X1, whose protein sequence is MESSDESFVWTTASNDSDSDTHSSKDSKYVRFEEVNNMKAKENSSAIKIKTEPQVSVKENINSKLLQEDSCSVSKRKNKIKCDTEEIISRRDKNTIKTERDVEDDKGKLYEQSDDSYLNMKVKEEQLSVTNGSIVKSKKKKKKEKHSLDERNECDELISSEQEIKDALLSESYVDDKLTIEETCLTKQKFESYNEQETPVKKKKKKNKKLIDETQCELYSDRNETTQAEHSISRIDFNESAEINNHISESVLGNLVQDNSLSKSHTKMSDRIRFEDDATDLMINTFQKSLTSNKDRANADASCQLNKYIQTKNNLKSFINISEGIGLSDDDEICVIKCPKDIDIKYFKEKCLNIDSKTKLKINGQTYDGYLESSNTKLPIVTSRDSKMYIKTFPITACIYFRKRIPKQIPQHDKITGDLGSNNLLTLPETKLRHPLFGANYKKAIDVPADVAECMKAQNQELETLQSERKKRKKHKKKKSENIDEEINTLPEIKLEDDLSIKNKRKRKHSEKNCGSPKKAKRAKHNPNCNETWDSEKAIEETLFNF, encoded by the exons ATGGAATCCTCGGACGAAAGTTTTGTGTGGACTACCGCTTCTAacgatagtgatagtgatactCACAGTTCTAAAGATAGCAAGTATGTAAG atttgaagaagtaaataatatgaaagCTAAAGAGAACTCTTCTGCAATTAAGATCAAAACAGAACCCCAGGTATCTGTTAAGGagaatataaattcaaaattattacaaGAAGACTCATGTAGTGTctctaaaagaaaaaataaaataaaatgtgataCCGAAGAAATAATTAGTAGAAGagacaaaaatacaattaaaacagaaagagaTGTTGAGGATGATAAGGGCAAACTATATGAACAGTCAGATGACAGTTATCTGAATATGAAAGTTAAGGAAGAACAACTCTCTGTTACAAATGGATCAAttgtaaaatcaaagaaaaagaaaaaaaaggagAAACATTCCTTAGATGAAAGAAATGAATGTGACGAATTAATATCATCTGAGCAAGAAATAAAAGATGCGTTATTATCTGAATCATATGTTGATGATAAATTAACTATTGAAGAAACATGTTTAACTAAACAAAAATTTGAAAGTTATAATGAGCAAGAGACACctgtaaaaaagaaaaagaagaaaaataaaaagttaattgATGAAACACAATGTGAATTATATTCAGATAGGAATGAAACAACTCAGGCAGAACATAGTATCAGTAGGATTGATTTCAATGAAAGTGCTGAAATAAATAACCATATATCTGAAAGTGTACTAGGAAATCTTGTTCAAGATAATTCTCTTTCTAAAAGTCATACAAAAATGTCAGACAGAATCCGGTTTGAAGATGATGCTACAGACTTAATGATAAACACATTTCAAAAGAGCCTCACTTCAAACAAAGATAGAGCCAATGCAGATGCATCTTGTCAGCTAAACAAAtacattcaaacaaaaaataatttaaaatcttttataaaCATTTCTGAGGGTATTGGTTTATCAGATGATGAtgaaatttgtgtaataaaatgtCCCAAAgacatagatataaaatatttcaaggaAAAATGCCTAAACATAGACagcaaaactaaacttaaaataaatggCCAAACATATGATGGCTATTTAGAAAGTAGTAATACCAAATTGCCAATAGTAACAAGCAGAGATTCTAAAATGTACATAAAAACCTTTCCTATAACTGCTTGCATATATTTTCGAAAACGGATTCCAAAACAAATTCCACAACATGATAAGATCACAGGTGATTTGGGTTCAAACAACCTCTTAACACTACCAGAAACTAAATTAAGGCATCCACTGTTTGGTGCAAACTATAAAAAGGCTATTGATGTCCCCGCAGATGTTGCAGAATGCATGAAAGCTCAAAATCAAGAATTAGAAACATTACAAAGTGAACGTAAAAAGAGAAAAAAgcacaaaaagaaaaaatcgGAAAATATTGATGAAGAAATTAATACATTACCAGAAATCAAGTTGGAAGATGAtttgtcaataaaaaataaaaggaagAGGAAGCACAGTGAGAAGAATTGTGGATCACCTAAGAAAGCAAAAAGAGCTAAACACAACCCCAATTGCAATGAAACATGGGATTCAGAGAAGGCAATAGAGGAGACCCTCTTTAACTTTTAA
- the LOC126970244 gene encoding uncharacterized protein LOC126970244 isoform X2 has translation MESSDESFVWTTASNDSDSDTHSSKDSKFEEVNNMKAKENSSAIKIKTEPQVSVKENINSKLLQEDSCSVSKRKNKIKCDTEEIISRRDKNTIKTERDVEDDKGKLYEQSDDSYLNMKVKEEQLSVTNGSIVKSKKKKKKEKHSLDERNECDELISSEQEIKDALLSESYVDDKLTIEETCLTKQKFESYNEQETPVKKKKKKNKKLIDETQCELYSDRNETTQAEHSISRIDFNESAEINNHISESVLGNLVQDNSLSKSHTKMSDRIRFEDDATDLMINTFQKSLTSNKDRANADASCQLNKYIQTKNNLKSFINISEGIGLSDDDEICVIKCPKDIDIKYFKEKCLNIDSKTKLKINGQTYDGYLESSNTKLPIVTSRDSKMYIKTFPITACIYFRKRIPKQIPQHDKITGDLGSNNLLTLPETKLRHPLFGANYKKAIDVPADVAECMKAQNQELETLQSERKKRKKHKKKKSENIDEEINTLPEIKLEDDLSIKNKRKRKHSEKNCGSPKKAKRAKHNPNCNETWDSEKAIEETLFNF, from the exons ATGGAATCCTCGGACGAAAGTTTTGTGTGGACTACCGCTTCTAacgatagtgatagtgatactCACAGTTCTAAAGATAGCAA atttgaagaagtaaataatatgaaagCTAAAGAGAACTCTTCTGCAATTAAGATCAAAACAGAACCCCAGGTATCTGTTAAGGagaatataaattcaaaattattacaaGAAGACTCATGTAGTGTctctaaaagaaaaaataaaataaaatgtgataCCGAAGAAATAATTAGTAGAAGagacaaaaatacaattaaaacagaaagagaTGTTGAGGATGATAAGGGCAAACTATATGAACAGTCAGATGACAGTTATCTGAATATGAAAGTTAAGGAAGAACAACTCTCTGTTACAAATGGATCAAttgtaaaatcaaagaaaaagaaaaaaaaggagAAACATTCCTTAGATGAAAGAAATGAATGTGACGAATTAATATCATCTGAGCAAGAAATAAAAGATGCGTTATTATCTGAATCATATGTTGATGATAAATTAACTATTGAAGAAACATGTTTAACTAAACAAAAATTTGAAAGTTATAATGAGCAAGAGACACctgtaaaaaagaaaaagaagaaaaataaaaagttaattgATGAAACACAATGTGAATTATATTCAGATAGGAATGAAACAACTCAGGCAGAACATAGTATCAGTAGGATTGATTTCAATGAAAGTGCTGAAATAAATAACCATATATCTGAAAGTGTACTAGGAAATCTTGTTCAAGATAATTCTCTTTCTAAAAGTCATACAAAAATGTCAGACAGAATCCGGTTTGAAGATGATGCTACAGACTTAATGATAAACACATTTCAAAAGAGCCTCACTTCAAACAAAGATAGAGCCAATGCAGATGCATCTTGTCAGCTAAACAAAtacattcaaacaaaaaataatttaaaatcttttataaaCATTTCTGAGGGTATTGGTTTATCAGATGATGAtgaaatttgtgtaataaaatgtCCCAAAgacatagatataaaatatttcaaggaAAAATGCCTAAACATAGACagcaaaactaaacttaaaataaatggCCAAACATATGATGGCTATTTAGAAAGTAGTAATACCAAATTGCCAATAGTAACAAGCAGAGATTCTAAAATGTACATAAAAACCTTTCCTATAACTGCTTGCATATATTTTCGAAAACGGATTCCAAAACAAATTCCACAACATGATAAGATCACAGGTGATTTGGGTTCAAACAACCTCTTAACACTACCAGAAACTAAATTAAGGCATCCACTGTTTGGTGCAAACTATAAAAAGGCTATTGATGTCCCCGCAGATGTTGCAGAATGCATGAAAGCTCAAAATCAAGAATTAGAAACATTACAAAGTGAACGTAAAAAGAGAAAAAAgcacaaaaagaaaaaatcgGAAAATATTGATGAAGAAATTAATACATTACCAGAAATCAAGTTGGAAGATGAtttgtcaataaaaaataaaaggaagAGGAAGCACAGTGAGAAGAATTGTGGATCACCTAAGAAAGCAAAAAGAGCTAAACACAACCCCAATTGCAATGAAACATGGGATTCAGAGAAGGCAATAGAGGAGACCCTCTTTAACTTTTAA